Proteins encoded together in one Bacteroides zoogleoformans window:
- a CDS encoding LTA synthase family protein: MTRPRFTRCPANIDRMVLWFGTALFFKFLLFDFIWSIPTTFASFSTVEFYATKVIATLLLLVPYRFFRLWKTQIAVMLLMDMLLVANLMYFRTYYTAIPLSSYALSGNLADFTGSVYDSFRWYDAFFPLSTLACIPPALRRRQMRERTSYRRYAVLSGIAIVLFATTTLLKGGFGAAYKAVRQDAYMCASTTSMYTVFGDMCHDLMSRKQTLTPETRQQIEAWLSRKPVHRALPDSIGTRNNCIVILAESLESWVLETEVEGQEITPCLNRLIKDSTTLYAPRVLTQVKGGRSIDAQLMLCAGLLPINSGTYSSLYPDHTYHTLQKAMHQKKASRNYLLTIDKVSTWNQGVIAYSFGTDTIIAYHDFKLEEAFGTHKRTGDGAFLAQCRRKIENGEIWKQGENVYMQLVTYSGHAPFKLPEELKEVRFSPAIPQKMNDYMTTARYTDKAIGRFVEYLKTLPQYAETLIVITGDHEGLASHREELCNAPGGKGVVSDKTFTPFIVVNSPIGMRYDKVMGQIDMYPTLLNLLRLDDYCWSGLGQSIFDPSKKGFAVSPQLKVEGESVTPQEAAYAQEAYEISDRMIQFDYLGRYAGE; the protein is encoded by the coding sequence ATGACAAGACCACGCTTCACGCGTTGCCCCGCCAACATCGACCGGATGGTACTTTGGTTCGGCACCGCCCTGTTCTTCAAGTTCCTGCTGTTCGACTTCATCTGGAGCATACCCACCACGTTCGCTTCGTTCTCCACCGTGGAGTTCTACGCCACGAAAGTCATCGCCACGCTGCTGTTGCTCGTGCCCTACCGTTTCTTCCGGCTGTGGAAGACGCAAATAGCCGTCATGCTGCTGATGGACATGCTGCTGGTGGCCAACCTGATGTATTTCCGCACCTACTACACGGCCATCCCCTTGAGCAGCTATGCCCTGTCGGGCAATCTGGCCGACTTCACCGGAAGCGTGTACGACTCTTTCCGTTGGTACGACGCCTTTTTCCCCCTCTCCACCCTTGCCTGCATTCCGCCCGCACTGCGCCGCAGGCAGATGCGTGAGCGCACGTCGTACCGCCGCTACGCAGTGCTTTCAGGCATCGCCATCGTGCTCTTCGCCACAACCACCTTGCTGAAGGGCGGTTTCGGCGCGGCCTATAAAGCCGTCCGCCAAGACGCCTACATGTGCGCAAGCACCACCTCCATGTACACCGTGTTCGGAGATATGTGCCACGACCTGATGAGCCGCAAGCAGACGCTCACCCCCGAAACACGGCAGCAGATAGAGGCGTGGTTGAGCCGGAAGCCCGTGCACCGTGCCCTGCCCGACTCCATCGGCACACGAAACAACTGCATCGTCATCCTTGCCGAGTCGCTCGAAAGCTGGGTATTGGAGACGGAAGTGGAAGGGCAGGAAATCACGCCCTGCCTCAACAGGCTGATAAAGGACTCCACCACCCTGTACGCTCCCCGTGTGCTGACGCAGGTGAAAGGAGGCCGCTCCATCGACGCGCAGCTGATGCTCTGTGCCGGACTGCTGCCCATCAACAGCGGCACGTACAGCAGCCTCTACCCCGACCATACCTACCACACCTTGCAGAAAGCCATGCACCAAAAGAAAGCCTCGCGCAACTACCTCCTCACCATCGACAAGGTGTCCACATGGAATCAGGGCGTCATTGCTTACAGCTTCGGCACGGACACCATCATAGCCTATCACGACTTCAAGCTGGAGGAAGCCTTCGGCACGCACAAGCGCACGGGCGACGGCGCTTTTCTGGCACAGTGCCGCCGCAAGATAGAGAACGGCGAGATATGGAAGCAGGGCGAAAACGTGTACATGCAGCTTGTCACCTATTCGGGACACGCCCCCTTCAAACTGCCCGAAGAGCTGAAAGAGGTGCGTTTCTCCCCGGCCATCCCGCAGAAGATGAACGACTACATGACCACCGCACGCTACACGGACAAGGCCATAGGACGGTTTGTGGAATACCTGAAGACGCTGCCGCAATACGCCGAAACCCTCATCGTCATCACCGGCGACCACGAGGGGCTGGCCTCGCACCGCGAGGAGTTGTGCAACGCCCCCGGCGGCAAGGGTGTCGTGTCCGACAAGACGTTTACACCCTTCATCGTGGTGAACTCGCCCATAGGCATGCGCTACGACAAGGTGATGGGGCAGATAGACATGTATCCCACGCTGCTGAACCTGCTCCGCCTCGACGATTACTGCTGGAGCGGACTGGGGCAAAGCATCTTCGACCCCTCGAAGAAAGGGTTCGCCGTCAGTCCCCAACTGAAGGTGGAGGGAGAAAGCGTCACGCCGCAGGAAGCAGCCTATGCGCAAGAGGCATACGAAATCTCCGACCGCATGATACAATTCGACTATCTGGGGCGATATGCCGGGGAATAG
- a CDS encoding M43 family zinc metalloprotease produces the protein MKHFIPFSILFCLTLCLGCSKEEPTTRRIYPEKPQKPIELSAFEGSIKYHNELEKWVIYARVEPGDEVTNILMIENMKDEYKVYENQRIVFSGTAQHLYTDINLPDNGARGYTKYYSLKLKDIKTRAKCGTPAPPPPAWFFEPQSRAIGSGNYLLNVYVHVIRSSAGNGLNKTTVSPGVISSLNNYYSGSNISFCLSGDEYIDSDAHNNTLGTMAELANIFNTNPHPDAIDIYIISSEENSDKFIGQAKNIPSSACIIRSRYHEGSTLPHEVGHCLGLYHTHHGTWDEEPGIKELVNGSNATTAGDYIADTPADPQKWHPYFCEYIGTSVDANGDSYNPDPTNMMSYSHKPCRTNFTPLQIQRMHASINQSSILRQVIHHKKIEGPKMFCSNASYSISALSPNESVSWTVKTFFPSSVMDDQPLSNSTNTYNGPTLTLNSNGMNSQYHTIEAELTSPAGTTSLTTFATSGPPSPYIGNLYWFVNGQSGMTTNMNHGNPIYVSDDFTLRLEYTDKASNNSSTNNTSNYFTFKMVTSAHRYLQGNPTFNLRVGDCTDGWLKIRTENNCGTSANFFTIPCEIIVPYYNISFNDSRGEITIRVVKPEVTQKTEVTNRNLSISKVEVYTGRGVKLFSDTKKEKTYEMKIDTRTWTSGEYRIVVSDNTYTQERRVIIE, from the coding sequence ATGAAACATTTTATTCCTTTCAGCATCCTCTTTTGCCTGACGCTCTGCCTCGGTTGCAGCAAAGAAGAACCCACCACAAGACGGATTTATCCGGAGAAACCGCAAAAGCCTATCGAACTGAGCGCGTTCGAAGGAAGTATCAAGTATCACAACGAATTAGAAAAGTGGGTTATCTATGCGAGAGTTGAACCCGGAGATGAAGTAACAAATATACTCATGATAGAGAACATGAAGGACGAGTACAAGGTGTACGAAAATCAGCGGATTGTCTTTAGCGGCACAGCCCAGCACTTGTACACGGATATTAATTTGCCGGATAATGGAGCAAGAGGATACACAAAGTATTACTCTCTAAAGCTAAAGGATATAAAAACACGCGCAAAGTGTGGAACGCCCGCCCCTCCCCCTCCCGCATGGTTCTTTGAACCGCAATCACGTGCCATAGGAAGTGGCAACTATCTTCTGAACGTTTATGTGCATGTCATAAGAAGCTCCGCCGGAAATGGACTTAATAAAACTACCGTTTCACCGGGAGTGATAAGTTCCTTAAACAACTACTATTCCGGATCTAATATCAGTTTCTGTTTATCCGGCGATGAATATATTGACTCTGACGCGCATAACAACACGCTCGGAACAATGGCAGAGTTAGCCAATATCTTCAATACCAATCCTCACCCAGATGCTATAGACATTTATATTATTAGTTCAGAAGAAAATTCAGACAAATTCATAGGACAAGCCAAGAACATTCCTTCCTCCGCATGCATTATCAGATCACGATACCACGAAGGTTCTACCCTGCCACATGAGGTAGGACATTGCTTAGGCTTGTATCATACACATCATGGGACATGGGATGAAGAACCCGGAATAAAAGAGTTGGTCAACGGAAGCAATGCGACTACGGCCGGTGACTATATAGCCGACACCCCAGCCGATCCGCAAAAGTGGCATCCATATTTTTGCGAATACATAGGAACAAGCGTGGATGCAAATGGGGACAGCTACAACCCAGACCCTACAAACATGATGTCATATTCCCATAAGCCATGCCGCACTAATTTCACTCCCTTACAGATACAACGGATGCATGCATCCATTAACCAGAGCAGCATTCTCCGGCAAGTGATACATCACAAGAAAATAGAAGGACCGAAAATGTTTTGCAGCAATGCCTCCTATTCCATTTCCGCACTATCTCCGAATGAAAGCGTTTCTTGGACAGTGAAAACCTTCTTCCCCTCTTCAGTAATGGATGACCAGCCTTTATCGAACTCGACAAATACATATAACGGGCCGACTCTCACACTGAACTCCAACGGTATGAATTCCCAATACCATACAATCGAGGCTGAGCTGACTTCTCCGGCAGGAACAACTTCTCTGACAACCTTTGCCACAAGCGGTCCCCCATCGCCCTACATAGGAAATTTGTATTGGTTTGTAAACGGACAATCCGGAATGACTACGAATATGAATCACGGTAATCCTATTTACGTTTCGGACGACTTTACGCTAAGGTTAGAATATACTGACAAAGCAAGTAATAACTCTTCTACCAACAACACATCGAATTATTTCACTTTTAAAATGGTAACTTCCGCACATCGCTATTTGCAGGGAAACCCCACGTTTAATTTAAGGGTAGGCGATTGTACCGATGGTTGGCTGAAAATCAGAACAGAAAACAATTGCGGAACCTCCGCCAATTTCTTCACAATTCCTTGTGAGATAATCGTTCCTTATTACAATATCTCTTTTAATGACAGTAGAGGGGAAATCACAATACGAGTGGTGAAACCTGAAGTAACGCAGAAAACGGAAGTGACAAACCGCAATCTTTCAATAAGTAAAGTTGAAGTATATACGGGTCGAGGCGTAAAACTCTTTTCTGACACCAAGAAAGAGAAAACCTACGAAATGAAGATAGATACACGTACATGGACTTCGGGAGAGTATCGCATTGTCGTTTCTGACAACACCTACACTCAAGAACGAAGAGTGATTATTGAGTAG